The Pseudolabrys sp. FHR47 genome contains a region encoding:
- a CDS encoding MATE family efflux transporter: MHHDSMTQTAISISTEPDAAASGKRQSAVASDGTPPRLSTRRHVIDTSSLAAPIAMGQLSKQLMQAVTLILFGTIHPETLAAGGLAVRISVTTHILSAVLLTVGATVSMAQGAGDVRRVTTLYWNGLYLTALLSLVSFVWFSNAHFLLTALDLPSDVVRDTQTCLDVMRWAEPANLLSLGLMRGVLPAFGLARIQYLLTPFALVIYVAGAFLLSKGSIGFPPIGWIAIPIAMVASRWVTALVMLAIVHATSYRKHIPIIAPRLSVLGPMLRFGVPFGIVQALDTLFFFTTTLMIGRLGAVPLAAHQIVMGYGILTSSFAVSAGDAGSLRVSYLRGRRAFVDARRAGFIGMILSLAMTSLSAMLVFLFPDFFLGMFIDLNAPQNQAVVSASRELFYLSLFWILADGVYLAALGLPRATDDNRFAALAVPFVYWGIGLSTAIVLSSFLQLGLAGYWYGFVLALGGNALVLTIRYALVTRSGARMRNSSSESPQLVLASNETHRGRE, encoded by the coding sequence ATGCATCACGACTCGATGACCCAGACAGCCATCAGCATTTCAACCGAGCCGGACGCCGCCGCCAGTGGCAAACGGCAGAGCGCGGTCGCATCGGACGGCACGCCGCCGCGTCTATCGACGCGGCGGCATGTCATCGACACATCCAGCCTGGCCGCACCGATCGCCATGGGCCAGTTGTCGAAGCAGCTGATGCAGGCCGTCACGTTGATCCTGTTCGGCACGATCCATCCCGAGACTTTGGCCGCAGGCGGCCTTGCCGTGCGCATCAGCGTCACCACCCATATCCTGTCAGCCGTGCTGCTGACAGTAGGCGCTACCGTCTCGATGGCGCAGGGTGCCGGCGACGTGCGGCGGGTGACGACGCTCTACTGGAACGGCCTCTATCTCACCGCGCTGCTGTCGCTCGTCTCGTTCGTCTGGTTTTCCAACGCGCACTTTCTTCTGACGGCGCTCGATTTGCCGTCCGATGTTGTAAGGGATACGCAAACCTGCCTCGACGTCATGCGCTGGGCCGAGCCTGCAAACCTGCTGTCGCTCGGCCTCATGCGCGGCGTGCTGCCGGCCTTCGGACTGGCGCGCATTCAATACCTGCTGACGCCGTTTGCACTCGTCATCTACGTGGCCGGAGCCTTTCTGCTGTCCAAAGGCTCGATCGGCTTTCCGCCCATTGGATGGATCGCAATCCCTATTGCCATGGTCGCGAGCCGCTGGGTCACGGCGCTGGTCATGCTGGCCATCGTTCATGCGACGTCGTATCGGAAACATATTCCGATCATCGCGCCGCGCCTCTCCGTTCTCGGGCCGATGCTGCGGTTCGGCGTACCGTTCGGCATCGTTCAAGCCCTCGATACATTATTTTTCTTTACGACGACACTCATGATCGGCAGGCTCGGTGCCGTGCCTCTTGCCGCCCATCAGATTGTCATGGGCTACGGCATTCTGACGTCGAGTTTCGCCGTCTCGGCCGGCGACGCCGGCTCGCTCCGCGTAAGCTACTTGCGAGGCCGGCGAGCGTTCGTCGACGCCCGCCGCGCCGGTTTCATCGGCATGATCCTGAGCCTGGCGATGACATCTCTGTCGGCGATGCTCGTCTTCCTTTTTCCCGACTTTTTCCTCGGCATGTTCATCGATCTCAATGCGCCGCAGAATCAAGCCGTCGTTTCGGCTTCGCGTGAGTTGTTCTACCTCAGCCTGTTCTGGATACTGGCTGACGGCGTCTATCTGGCTGCGCTCGGATTGCCGCGCGCCACCGATGACAACCGCTTCGCGGCCCTTGCGGTGCCATTTGTGTATTGGGGAATCGGTTTATCGACGGCGATCGTCCTCTCGTCGTTTCTTCAACTCGGTCTGGCAGGATATTGGTACGGCTTCGTGCTGGCGCTGGGCGGCAATGCGCTGGTCCTGACGATCAGGTATGCCTTGGTGACACGATCTGGCGCCCGGATGCGCAACTCCTCATCCGAATCGCCCCAGCTCGTTCTGGCCTCGAACGAGACACACCGGGGCCGGGAATGA
- a CDS encoding DMT family transporter has product MNKPERPPGTTGEPVDWREGDIDRERPEPPVAPAHAARASLRQRWRTLPFTDLWNGASNNLRATIMTLVSIVLFSAVMASIKALGSQLPMTQILLVRQLVVSLVIFYLIGGRIRQALHTERLGLQIMRGVFSWGSQLTQFIALLYIPLAEVTALSFSQVVFITIGAAVILRERVGWHRWFATVTGFLGLFIMLAPTGEGLNAFALLALTSGVLGAGVSLTIRAMADKESTLTIMLYQCGILCLAYVGPALWYWTWPTAWEWYILVLIGLLGALAQYLFTRGCQIGEAAAIAPLEFTRLLLAAVAGYLVFFEVPSLLTLTGAAVIIGSMIYTVRHNR; this is encoded by the coding sequence ATGAACAAGCCGGAACGCCCACCAGGGACGACCGGCGAGCCTGTCGATTGGCGCGAGGGCGACATCGACCGGGAACGGCCCGAACCGCCGGTCGCGCCAGCTCATGCCGCTCGCGCGTCGTTGAGGCAACGCTGGCGCACCCTTCCGTTCACCGATCTCTGGAACGGCGCCTCGAACAATCTCCGCGCGACGATCATGACACTCGTGTCGATTGTCCTATTTTCTGCCGTGATGGCGAGCATCAAGGCCCTCGGATCGCAACTTCCGATGACCCAAATCCTGTTGGTCCGCCAGCTCGTCGTCTCGTTGGTGATCTTTTATCTGATCGGCGGCCGCATCCGGCAGGCCCTGCATACCGAGCGGCTTGGCCTTCAAATCATGCGCGGCGTGTTCTCCTGGGGATCGCAGCTGACCCAGTTCATCGCCCTTCTCTACATCCCGCTTGCCGAAGTAACGGCACTGAGCTTCAGCCAAGTCGTGTTCATCACCATCGGCGCCGCCGTCATTCTCCGCGAACGCGTCGGCTGGCATCGCTGGTTCGCGACGGTCACGGGGTTTCTCGGCCTATTCATCATGCTGGCGCCAACCGGGGAAGGCCTCAATGCTTTCGCCCTTCTCGCGCTGACAAGCGGCGTCCTGGGAGCCGGCGTTTCGCTGACAATCCGTGCCATGGCCGACAAGGAATCGACGCTGACCATCATGCTCTATCAGTGTGGCATTCTTTGTCTCGCCTATGTCGGGCCGGCACTTTGGTATTGGACCTGGCCCACGGCGTGGGAGTGGTACATCCTCGTCCTGATCGGTCTGCTCGGCGCGCTAGCTCAATATCTGTTCACTCGCGGCTGCCAGATTGGAGAAGCCGCCGCAATTGCGCCGCTCGAGTTCACGCGTCTCCTCCTGGCGGCGGTTGCTGGCTATCTGGTCTTCTTCGAGGTGCCGAGCCTACTAACATTGACAGGCGCCGCCGTCATCATCGGGTCGATGATCTATACGGTGCGACACAATCGCTAG